Proteins found in one Quercus robur chromosome 2, dhQueRobu3.1, whole genome shotgun sequence genomic segment:
- the LOC126716049 gene encoding uncharacterized protein LOC126716049 isoform X21, which translates to MVCRQISPVIPHNYKESSFPVSVFTFTLYNSGKTAADVTLLFTWANSVGGLSEFSGQHFNSKIMMKDGVHGVLLHHKTANERPPVTFAIAAEETDGVHVSKCPYFVISGNSQGITAKDMWQEIKEYGSFDRLSSTETSVPSEPGSSIGAAIAASLTIPSNAVRSVTFSLAWDCPEVNFSSGKTYYRRYTKFYGTRGDAAAKIAHYAILENGHWESQIDAWQRPILEDKRFPEWYPITLFNELYYLNSGGTIWTDGSPPVHNLASIVQKKFSLDNSRPGLKDIIDVPHQNDTASDILERMTSVLDQIHTTTSSNSAFGPNLLQKGEENIGQFLYLEGIEYHMWNTYDVHFYSSFALVMLFPKLELSIQRDFAAAVMMHDPSRMKILCDGEWVGRKVLGAVPHDIGMNDPWFEVNAYSLYNTDRWKDLNSKFVLQVYRDVVATGDKNFAQAVWPSVYVAMAYMERFDKDGDGMIENEGFPDQTYDTWSVSGVSAYSGGLWVAALQAASAMAREVGDKASEDYFWFKFQKAKAVYDKLWNGSYFNYDSSGRSSSSSIQADQLAGQWYARACGLLPIVDEDKAKSALEKVFNYNVSKLKNGRWGAVNGMLPDGNVDMSSMQSREIWPGVTYAVAATMIHEDMIDMAFQTAVGVYEAAWSKEGLGYSFQTPEAWNNKDQYRSICYMRPLAIWAMQWALTRPNLLDEEVRQEVKEDSMFVHHYGFSKVACLLKLPEEGKSRGLLQALCEFALTRVGI; encoded by the exons ATGGTTTGTCGTCAAATTTCACCTGTTATCCCCCATAATTACAAGGAGAGCAGCTTCCCTGTATCAGTTTTTACTTTCACG CTGTACAATTCTGGAAAGACTGCTGCAGATGTTACCTTGCTTTTCACATGGGCA AATTCTGTTGGGGGGCTTTCTGAATTTTCTGGTCAGCActtcaattcaaaaataat GATGAAGGATGGTGTGCATGGTGTACTTCTACATCACAA GACTGCAAATGAACGCCCACCTGTGACTTTTGCAATTGCAGCAGAGGAGACTGATGGTGTTCATGTCTCTAAGTGCCCTTACTTTGTGATATCCGGTAACTCTCAGGGTATCACTGCAAAAGACATGTGGCAGGAAATCAAGGAG TATGGTTCCTTTGACCGCCTTAGTTCCACGGAAACGTCAGTGCCTTCAGAACCAGGATCATCTATTGGGGCAGCCATTGCTGCTTCTCTTACAATTCCTTCGAATGCAGTACGTTCTGTAACATTTTCATTGGCATGGGACTGCCCTGAAGTAAACTTTTCGAGTGGAAAAACTTATTACAG GCGTTACACTAAATTCTATGGTACCCGTGGGGATGCTGCTGCAAAGATTGCACATTATGCTATTCTTG AGAATGGCCATTGGGAGTCCCAGATAGATGCATGGCAAAGACCTATTCTTGAAGACAAGAGGTTTCCTGAATG GTACCCTATAACTCTCTTCAATGAGCTCTATTATCTTAATTCAGGGGGGACAATTTGGACAG ATGGATCACCGCCGGTTCATAATTTAGCAAGCATTGTACAAAAGAAGTTTTCCCTTGATAATTCCAGGCCAGGTTTGAAAGACATAATTGATGTACCCCATCAAAATGATACCGCTAGTGATATTCTTGAAAGGATGACTTCAGTACTTGATCAAATCCACACCACAACTTCATCAAACTCTGCATTTGGGCCAAATCTTCTTcagaaaggagaagaaaacaTTGGGCAATTCCTTTATCTTGAAGGTATTGAATATCACATGTGGAACACTTACGATGTCCATTTCTACTCATCTTTTGCATTAGTCATGCTTTTTCCAAAACTTGAACTTAGCATCCAAAGAGACTTTGCAGCGGCAGTAATGATGCATGATCCCAGtaggatgaaaattttatgTGATGGAGAGTGGGTTGGTAGAAAGGTGCTTGGAGCTGTTCCTCATGATATTGGAATGAATGACCCATGGTTTGAAGTAAATGCTTATAGCCTTTATAACACTGACAGGTGGAAAGActtgaattcaaaatttgtcCTTCAAGTTTATAGGGATGTGGTTGCCACAGGCGATAAGAATTTTGCACAAGCTGTTTGGCCCTCTGTTTATGTTGCAATGGCTTATATGGAACGATTTGACAAGGATGGAGATGGGATGATTGAGAACGAAGGCTTCCCTGATCAAACTTATGATACATGGTCTGTCTCTGGTGTGAGTGCATACAGTGGAGGGTTGTGGGTGGCAGCCTTACAGGCTGCATCTGCCATGGCACGCGAAGTAGGTGATAAGGCATCTGAGGATTACTTTTGGTTTAAGTTTCAGAAGGCAAAAGCTGTGTATGATAAATTATGGAATGGTTCTTACTTCAATTATGACAGCAGTGGCAGAAGTTCAAGTTCATCCATTCAAGCTGACCAATTAGCTGGACAATG GTATGCTAGAGCATGCGGTCTTTTACCAATTGTTGACGAAGACAAGGCCAAAAGTGCACTAGAAAAGGTCTTTAATTACAATGTCTCAAAGTTGAAGAATGGAAGGTGGGGAGCTGTCAATGGGATGTTACCTGATGGAAATGTTGACATGTCATCCATGCAATCAAGAGAAATATGGCCTGGAGTCACATATGCTGTTGCTGCAACAATGATCCATGAAGATATGATTGATATGGCATTTCAGACTGCAGTTGGAGTCTACGAAGCTGCATGGTCTAAAGAAGGACTTGG TTATTCTTTTCAAACTCCGGAAGCTTGGAACAACAAGGACCAATACAGATCTATATGTTACATGCGCCCTTTGGCCATATGGGCCATGCAGTGGGCACTAACGAGACCAAACCTTCTTGACGAAGAGGTGAGACAAGAAGTGAAGGAAGATTCTATGTTTGTGCACCATTACGGGTTCTCAAAAGTTGCTTGCCTTTTAAAGTTGCCTGAAGAGGGAAAGTCTAGAGGTCTTTTACAGGCTTTATGTGAGTTCGCCTTGACTAGGGTTGGGATTTAA
- the LOC126716049 gene encoding uncharacterized protein LOC126716049 isoform X17, whose translation MEATLRIMLYSQGHGLYMRENLIRNLKWFVVKFHLLSPIITRRAASLYQFLLSRCTILERLLQMLPCFSHGQYVSFSCVHHFQIYVLWFHTYNSVGGLSEFSGQHFNSKIMMKDGVHGVLLHHKTANERPPVTFAIAAEETDGVHVSKCPYFVISGNSQGITAKDMWQEIKEYGSFDRLSSTETSVPSEPGSSIGAAIAASLTIPSNAVRSVTFSLAWDCPEVNFSSGKTYYRRYTKFYGTRGDAAAKIAHYAILENGHWESQIDAWQRPILEDKRFPEWYPITLFNELYYLNSGGTIWTDGSPPVHNLASIVQKKFSLDNSRPGLKDIIDVPHQNDTASDILERMTSVLDQIHTTTSSNSAFGPNLLQKGEENIGQFLYLEGIEYHMWNTYDVHFYSSFALVMLFPKLELSIQRDFAAAVMMHDPSRMKILCDGEWVGRKVLGAVPHDIGMNDPWFEVNAYSLYNTDRWKDLNSKFVLQVYRDVVATGDKNFAQAVWPSVYVAMAYMERFDKDGDGMIENEGFPDQTYDTWSVSGVSAYSGGLWVAALQAASAMAREVGDKASEDYFWFKFQKAKAVYDKLWNGSYFNYDSSGRSSSSSIQADQLAGQWYARACGLLPIVDEDKAKSALEKVFNYNVSKLKNGRWGAVNGMLPDGNVDMSSMQSREIWPGVTYAVAATMIHEDMIDMAFQTAVGVYEAAWSKEGLGYSFQTPEAWNNKDQYRSICYMRPLAIWAMQWALTRPNLLDEEVRQEVKEDSMFVHHYGFSKVACLLKLPEEGKSRGLLQALCEFALTRVGI comes from the exons ATGGAGGCAACTCTACGTATCATGCTTTATTCCCAAGGTCATGGACTGTATATGAGG GAGAACCTGATCCGGAACTTAAAATGGTTTGTCGTCAAATTTCACCTGTTATCCCCCATAATTACAAGGAGAGCAGCTTCCCTGTATCAGTTTTTACTTTCACG CTGTACAATTCTGGAAAGACTGCTGCAGATGTTACCTTGCTTTTCACATGGGCAGTATGTCTCCTTTTCATGTGTTCatcactttcaaatttatgtcCTTTGGTTCCATACATAT AATTCTGTTGGGGGGCTTTCTGAATTTTCTGGTCAGCActtcaattcaaaaataat GATGAAGGATGGTGTGCATGGTGTACTTCTACATCACAA GACTGCAAATGAACGCCCACCTGTGACTTTTGCAATTGCAGCAGAGGAGACTGATGGTGTTCATGTCTCTAAGTGCCCTTACTTTGTGATATCCGGTAACTCTCAGGGTATCACTGCAAAAGACATGTGGCAGGAAATCAAGGAG TATGGTTCCTTTGACCGCCTTAGTTCCACGGAAACGTCAGTGCCTTCAGAACCAGGATCATCTATTGGGGCAGCCATTGCTGCTTCTCTTACAATTCCTTCGAATGCAGTACGTTCTGTAACATTTTCATTGGCATGGGACTGCCCTGAAGTAAACTTTTCGAGTGGAAAAACTTATTACAG GCGTTACACTAAATTCTATGGTACCCGTGGGGATGCTGCTGCAAAGATTGCACATTATGCTATTCTTG AGAATGGCCATTGGGAGTCCCAGATAGATGCATGGCAAAGACCTATTCTTGAAGACAAGAGGTTTCCTGAATG GTACCCTATAACTCTCTTCAATGAGCTCTATTATCTTAATTCAGGGGGGACAATTTGGACAG ATGGATCACCGCCGGTTCATAATTTAGCAAGCATTGTACAAAAGAAGTTTTCCCTTGATAATTCCAGGCCAGGTTTGAAAGACATAATTGATGTACCCCATCAAAATGATACCGCTAGTGATATTCTTGAAAGGATGACTTCAGTACTTGATCAAATCCACACCACAACTTCATCAAACTCTGCATTTGGGCCAAATCTTCTTcagaaaggagaagaaaacaTTGGGCAATTCCTTTATCTTGAAGGTATTGAATATCACATGTGGAACACTTACGATGTCCATTTCTACTCATCTTTTGCATTAGTCATGCTTTTTCCAAAACTTGAACTTAGCATCCAAAGAGACTTTGCAGCGGCAGTAATGATGCATGATCCCAGtaggatgaaaattttatgTGATGGAGAGTGGGTTGGTAGAAAGGTGCTTGGAGCTGTTCCTCATGATATTGGAATGAATGACCCATGGTTTGAAGTAAATGCTTATAGCCTTTATAACACTGACAGGTGGAAAGActtgaattcaaaatttgtcCTTCAAGTTTATAGGGATGTGGTTGCCACAGGCGATAAGAATTTTGCACAAGCTGTTTGGCCCTCTGTTTATGTTGCAATGGCTTATATGGAACGATTTGACAAGGATGGAGATGGGATGATTGAGAACGAAGGCTTCCCTGATCAAACTTATGATACATGGTCTGTCTCTGGTGTGAGTGCATACAGTGGAGGGTTGTGGGTGGCAGCCTTACAGGCTGCATCTGCCATGGCACGCGAAGTAGGTGATAAGGCATCTGAGGATTACTTTTGGTTTAAGTTTCAGAAGGCAAAAGCTGTGTATGATAAATTATGGAATGGTTCTTACTTCAATTATGACAGCAGTGGCAGAAGTTCAAGTTCATCCATTCAAGCTGACCAATTAGCTGGACAATG GTATGCTAGAGCATGCGGTCTTTTACCAATTGTTGACGAAGACAAGGCCAAAAGTGCACTAGAAAAGGTCTTTAATTACAATGTCTCAAAGTTGAAGAATGGAAGGTGGGGAGCTGTCAATGGGATGTTACCTGATGGAAATGTTGACATGTCATCCATGCAATCAAGAGAAATATGGCCTGGAGTCACATATGCTGTTGCTGCAACAATGATCCATGAAGATATGATTGATATGGCATTTCAGACTGCAGTTGGAGTCTACGAAGCTGCATGGTCTAAAGAAGGACTTGG TTATTCTTTTCAAACTCCGGAAGCTTGGAACAACAAGGACCAATACAGATCTATATGTTACATGCGCCCTTTGGCCATATGGGCCATGCAGTGGGCACTAACGAGACCAAACCTTCTTGACGAAGAGGTGAGACAAGAAGTGAAGGAAGATTCTATGTTTGTGCACCATTACGGGTTCTCAAAAGTTGCTTGCCTTTTAAAGTTGCCTGAAGAGGGAAAGTCTAGAGGTCTTTTACAGGCTTTATGTGAGTTCGCCTTGACTAGGGTTGGGATTTAA
- the LOC126716049 gene encoding uncharacterized protein LOC126716049 isoform X12, with protein MAPILFRMWHHVREEAAKGNGVAINLFAKRLVTSCHGIPLGGIGSGSIGRSYRGEFQRWQLFPRKCEEKPVLANQFSVFVKRSSGEKYSTVLCPGSPEVLKETDVSGIGSWDWNLNGGNSTYHALFPRSWTVYEGNRLVENLIRNLKWFVVKFHLLSPIITRRAASLYQFLLSRCTILERLLQMLPCFSHGQYVSFSCVHHFQIYVLWFHTYNSVGGLSEFSGQHFNSKIMMKDGVHGVLLHHKTANERPPVTFAIAAEETDGVHVSKCPYFVISGNSQGITAKDMWQEIKEYGSFDRLSSTETSVPSEPGSSIGAAIAASLTIPSNAVRSVTFSLAWDCPEVNFSSGKTYYRRYTKFYGTRGDAAAKIAHYAILENGHWESQIDAWQRPILEDKRFPEWYPITLFNELYYLNSGGTIWTDGSPPVHNLASIVQKKFSLDNSRPGLKDIIDVPHQNDTASDILERMTSVLDQIHTTTSSNSAFGPNLLQKGEENIGQFLYLEGIEYHMWNTYDVHFYSSFALVMLFPKLELSIQRDFAAAVMMHDPSRMKILCDGEWVGRKVLGAVPHDIGMNDPWFEVNAYSLYNTDRWKDLNSKFVLQVYRDVVATGDKNFAQAVWPSVYVAMAYMERFDKDGDGMIENEGFPDQTYDTWSVSGVSAYSGGLWVAALQAASAMAREVGDKASEDYFWFKFQKAKAVYDKLWNGSYFNYDSSGRSSSSSIQADQLAGQWYARACGLLPIVDEDKAKSALEKVFNYNVSKLKNGRWGAVNGMLPDGNVDMSSMQSREIWPGVTYAVAATMIHEDMIDMAFQTAVGVYEAAWSKEGLGYSFQTPEAWNNKDQYRSICYMRPLAIWAMQWALTRPNLLDEEVRQEVKEDSMFVHHYGFSKVACLLKLPEEGKSRGLLQALCEFALTRVGI; from the exons ATG GCTCCAATATTATTTCGGATGTGGCACCATGTCCGAGAAGAGGCTGCTAAAGGAAAT GGGGTTGCTATCAATCTATTTGCTAAACGCCTTGTAACTTCTTGTCATGGCATTCCCTTAGGTGGTATAGG CTCAGGCAGCATAGGAAGGAGTTACAGAGGTGAGTTTCAGCGCTGGCAACTATTCCCTAGAAAATGTGAAGAGAAACCAGTTTTAGCAAATCAATTTTCG GTTTTTGTTAAGCGCTCAAGTGGTGAAAAATATTCAACAGTGTTGTGCCCAGGGAGCCCAGAGGTGCTTAA AGAAACTGATGTTTCAGGGATTGGATCTTGGGACTGGAATCTGAATGGAGGCAACTCTACGTATCATGCTTTATTCCCAAGGTCATGGACTGTATATGAGGGTAATCGTTTAGTG GAGAACCTGATCCGGAACTTAAAATGGTTTGTCGTCAAATTTCACCTGTTATCCCCCATAATTACAAGGAGAGCAGCTTCCCTGTATCAGTTTTTACTTTCACG CTGTACAATTCTGGAAAGACTGCTGCAGATGTTACCTTGCTTTTCACATGGGCAGTATGTCTCCTTTTCATGTGTTCatcactttcaaatttatgtcCTTTGGTTCCATACATAT AATTCTGTTGGGGGGCTTTCTGAATTTTCTGGTCAGCActtcaattcaaaaataat GATGAAGGATGGTGTGCATGGTGTACTTCTACATCACAA GACTGCAAATGAACGCCCACCTGTGACTTTTGCAATTGCAGCAGAGGAGACTGATGGTGTTCATGTCTCTAAGTGCCCTTACTTTGTGATATCCGGTAACTCTCAGGGTATCACTGCAAAAGACATGTGGCAGGAAATCAAGGAG TATGGTTCCTTTGACCGCCTTAGTTCCACGGAAACGTCAGTGCCTTCAGAACCAGGATCATCTATTGGGGCAGCCATTGCTGCTTCTCTTACAATTCCTTCGAATGCAGTACGTTCTGTAACATTTTCATTGGCATGGGACTGCCCTGAAGTAAACTTTTCGAGTGGAAAAACTTATTACAG GCGTTACACTAAATTCTATGGTACCCGTGGGGATGCTGCTGCAAAGATTGCACATTATGCTATTCTTG AGAATGGCCATTGGGAGTCCCAGATAGATGCATGGCAAAGACCTATTCTTGAAGACAAGAGGTTTCCTGAATG GTACCCTATAACTCTCTTCAATGAGCTCTATTATCTTAATTCAGGGGGGACAATTTGGACAG ATGGATCACCGCCGGTTCATAATTTAGCAAGCATTGTACAAAAGAAGTTTTCCCTTGATAATTCCAGGCCAGGTTTGAAAGACATAATTGATGTACCCCATCAAAATGATACCGCTAGTGATATTCTTGAAAGGATGACTTCAGTACTTGATCAAATCCACACCACAACTTCATCAAACTCTGCATTTGGGCCAAATCTTCTTcagaaaggagaagaaaacaTTGGGCAATTCCTTTATCTTGAAGGTATTGAATATCACATGTGGAACACTTACGATGTCCATTTCTACTCATCTTTTGCATTAGTCATGCTTTTTCCAAAACTTGAACTTAGCATCCAAAGAGACTTTGCAGCGGCAGTAATGATGCATGATCCCAGtaggatgaaaattttatgTGATGGAGAGTGGGTTGGTAGAAAGGTGCTTGGAGCTGTTCCTCATGATATTGGAATGAATGACCCATGGTTTGAAGTAAATGCTTATAGCCTTTATAACACTGACAGGTGGAAAGActtgaattcaaaatttgtcCTTCAAGTTTATAGGGATGTGGTTGCCACAGGCGATAAGAATTTTGCACAAGCTGTTTGGCCCTCTGTTTATGTTGCAATGGCTTATATGGAACGATTTGACAAGGATGGAGATGGGATGATTGAGAACGAAGGCTTCCCTGATCAAACTTATGATACATGGTCTGTCTCTGGTGTGAGTGCATACAGTGGAGGGTTGTGGGTGGCAGCCTTACAGGCTGCATCTGCCATGGCACGCGAAGTAGGTGATAAGGCATCTGAGGATTACTTTTGGTTTAAGTTTCAGAAGGCAAAAGCTGTGTATGATAAATTATGGAATGGTTCTTACTTCAATTATGACAGCAGTGGCAGAAGTTCAAGTTCATCCATTCAAGCTGACCAATTAGCTGGACAATG GTATGCTAGAGCATGCGGTCTTTTACCAATTGTTGACGAAGACAAGGCCAAAAGTGCACTAGAAAAGGTCTTTAATTACAATGTCTCAAAGTTGAAGAATGGAAGGTGGGGAGCTGTCAATGGGATGTTACCTGATGGAAATGTTGACATGTCATCCATGCAATCAAGAGAAATATGGCCTGGAGTCACATATGCTGTTGCTGCAACAATGATCCATGAAGATATGATTGATATGGCATTTCAGACTGCAGTTGGAGTCTACGAAGCTGCATGGTCTAAAGAAGGACTTGG TTATTCTTTTCAAACTCCGGAAGCTTGGAACAACAAGGACCAATACAGATCTATATGTTACATGCGCCCTTTGGCCATATGGGCCATGCAGTGGGCACTAACGAGACCAAACCTTCTTGACGAAGAGGTGAGACAAGAAGTGAAGGAAGATTCTATGTTTGTGCACCATTACGGGTTCTCAAAAGTTGCTTGCCTTTTAAAGTTGCCTGAAGAGGGAAAGTCTAGAGGTCTTTTACAGGCTTTATGTGAGTTCGCCTTGACTAGGGTTGGGATTTAA